A single region of the Candidatus Hadarchaeales archaeon genome encodes:
- a CDS encoding NosD domain-containing protein, giving the protein MFLFSARTVSASPDSHAPIYIVGNENFTPANGVRSGSGTETDPYIIENWEIDASTGHGIHIKNTTAYFVIRNVLVENGSGAYYGIYLENVVNGRLSNNIVGNNECGIYLYSSDNNTLSGNVVENNETGIYLDNSNSNFLFGNILANNGTGILLIYSENNTLSGNNLENNEYYGVDLYYSDNNTISGNNIERSWDTGICIDESSENNYLSNNQIRQSDYGFYFYYSGNNFLENNLVENSSYSAIWIDHSENIKMRKNVMKLGPSLVIQGGYLFHFLHDIDNSNLANGKPILYLTGKENNLVINQDNKVGWLGLVNSENMRVENIVVESILLAFTSKSKIENVMVENGYYAIELFKSSNNRILRSYIARGLYGIYLQNSPNNLISSCELERSYYSVCVTYSDNIEISNNIVRIASLGIYLYQCDNMVIAGNTIRDIENFAGVESFKLTNSRISNNSFINVSAQYVIVSYGYSENISITGNIIGGGGNYYGIYTEHWNEAFICGNTIENNVVAGIYLHSPENCTIENNILRNNPTGISLSYNAKSNKISGNWLENNNNSSLSITSYSDNNRIVNNTIKKSSEMRINWSNFITVENNTVEDSSGFAYLYSSDNNLISNNKITNVISGITMSTSCEYNRIENNFITKVATSGVLLMSTNCQWNKISGNKIENSNWGIEVSYKNNEIFSNVVKFSSKGIYVYGQSDNTTIFGNILENNEEGIRVSNSKAEITGNDLKGNTYGIYLATKTTTVLHNTIVDGNYGIYSYYSENILIENNVIERNLLAGIYFDSSKSNLIENTKIEGNVQYGIYLFYSDNNRILNNDILSSYQGMYLYQSKDAVISGNRVENNEQGIYLMYSSKDNILNNTIRSNKFGVLIVWASLNNIVENNEVDSNRTGVYLFGSKSNILRSNKILWSTDTGIGVYNNAELNRLENNTCENNAFGIRLDTAKKTILRGNKLENNVWYGLFVSGYQMDYYDHDIDNSNELNGKPILYLVGENNIVINQDNDPGFLGLVGLENVRAENLQPESILLVFTENVLLRNHAARSLIMCFSENCRLENSISENGMFGILIWWSRNLTLRANQARNCLYNFGVEGWELPHYLHDIDNSNSVNGKPVIYLINENNITIEQGDQPGYLGLINLSSAKVKDVKFEKNCQGILLFSVENIEIENVDLKANWLGLEASFLKGGEVSNNRIENNLEGCVIRDSNSNLFHSNIVRNNQEDGFLVKTSENIVFSGNFVENSNYGINASETDNIIITGNTIEHTSEFGIYLDMILGGSVTFNNLRNNQTGIRVDSGSRLVISYNVIENSSDRDIIFNGENSVFEANVYTTADGIPHIHSVSVTNITQTSATITWVTDEDSTTVVEYGPTTAYGYTATDGVTKNHQVNLSNLSPGTIYHFRVLSTDSENNLEISRDFTFMTASPPPPPPPPPPPPAQISTSITIEPFAFSIVSGGSREITAILRDNGGNPLSGKTISWSTTAGTITQTSVTDNLGRAIATFTAPVVTRVENVTITATFAGDASYLGSQANALCTVSPTPLIPTTLRISPPSFTVRVGGRTTLTAILLDNAGNPLQGKQIVWSTNSGSIEPMSGLTDNYGRMEVTFFAPSVSGSVEIGAMFAGDSTHTGSQAACEGTVSPLQARIDITPDVIYRGSLPRWIFCYIEIPEENVEEIDVGSVRLQQIPVDPSAPTSVGDHDGNGIPDILLGFSSQALALPDSPGILQLSVIGFVKGLEFKGTTAVLYTTISENLKPMIFILENLQPGSWPVFLENISLNRIDIILENYRERAQLFVLELFSPPEGIPSAPGIVYRYLLITVENLEEVENVSLTFAVSRSWISSSNISENLIFLKRFDASENIWENIPITLVGEDESYVYFRANLRGFSLFAISGLPAAAPKPEAKPRTEILIAVIVVIIIILLFILISLRRRQ; this is encoded by the coding sequence GTGTTTCTGTTTTCTGCGAGAACGGTTTCCGCATCGCCTGACTCTCACGCTCCGATATACATAGTTGGGAATGAAAACTTCACGCCTGCAAACGGTGTTCGCTCGGGTTCTGGAACCGAAACAGATCCTTACATAATCGAGAACTGGGAAATCGATGCTTCCACGGGACACGGGATCCACATTAAAAACACCACTGCATATTTCGTAATCAGAAATGTGTTGGTTGAGAACGGGAGCGGTGCTTACTATGGGATTTATCTAGAAAACGTGGTTAACGGCAGGCTCAGTAATAACATCGTGGGGAACAACGAGTGCGGTATTTATCTATACTCCTCAGACAATAACACTCTCTCGGGGAACGTCGTTGAGAACAACGAGACCGGTATTTACCTTGACAATTCCAACAGCAACTTTCTCTTCGGCAACATCTTGGCGAACAACGGCACCGGCATCTTGCTCATTTATTCAGAAAATAATACTCTATCGGGAAACAATTTGGAGAACAACGAGTACTACGGTGTTGATCTATACTACTCCGACAACAACACAATCTCCGGGAACAACATAGAAAGGTCATGGGACACGGGAATATGCATTGATGAGTCATCCGAAAACAACTATTTGAGCAACAATCAGATTAGACAATCTGATTATGGTTTTTATTTTTACTACTCCGGGAACAACTTTTTAGAAAATAATCTGGTTGAAAACTCTTCATACTCGGCGATATGGATAGATCACTCCGAAAATATAAAAATGCGGAAAAATGTGATGAAATTAGGACCCAGCCTCGTTATACAGGGCGGGTACCTCTTCCATTTCCTTCACGATATCGACAACTCAAATCTCGCGAACGGAAAGCCAATCCTCTATTTGACAGGGAAGGAGAACAACCTCGTGATCAACCAGGACAACAAAGTGGGATGGCTCGGTCTGGTGAACTCCGAGAACATGCGGGTTGAAAACATTGTCGTTGAGTCCATTCTGCTAGCTTTTACGTCAAAAAGCAAAATCGAGAACGTAATGGTTGAAAATGGATACTATGCAATCGAACTTTTCAAATCTTCCAACAATAGAATTCTGAGATCTTACATTGCTAGGGGTTTATATGGCATCTATTTACAAAACTCTCCCAACAATTTGATCTCTAGCTGCGAACTGGAAAGATCTTACTATAGTGTATGTGTCACTTATTCCGATAACATCGAAATCTCAAACAACATCGTGAGAATTGCGAGCCTTGGCATATATCTCTATCAGTGCGACAATATGGTTATCGCGGGAAACACGATTCGAGACATCGAAAATTTTGCGGGAGTTGAGAGCTTTAAACTCACTAATAGCAGGATTTCAAATAACAGCTTTATCAACGTTTCTGCTCAGTATGTGATTGTCAGTTACGGCTATTCTGAAAATATTTCTATTACCGGAAATATTATCGGAGGAGGAGGCAATTATTATGGGATATACACCGAACATTGGAATGAAGCGTTTATCTGTGGGAATACTATCGAGAACAACGTGGTCGCGGGCATATATCTCCATAGCCCTGAAAATTGCACAATTGAGAACAATATCTTAAGAAACAACCCAACTGGTATTTCTCTCTCCTACAATGCGAAAAGCAACAAAATTTCTGGGAACTGGCTGGAAAACAACAATAACTCCTCTCTCAGTATAACGAGTTATTCGGATAACAACAGGATAGTAAATAACACGATTAAGAAAAGTTCAGAGATGCGCATTAATTGGTCTAATTTCATCACGGTGGAAAATAATACAGTAGAAGACAGTTCCGGCTTCGCGTATTTATACTCATCCGACAACAATCTCATCTCAAACAATAAAATAACGAATGTTATTAGCGGGATAACCATGAGCACTTCTTGCGAGTACAATAGAATAGAAAACAACTTTATTACTAAAGTAGCTACTAGCGGGGTCTTGCTAATGAGCACTAATTGTCAGTGGAACAAGATCTCTGGAAATAAGATTGAAAATTCCAATTGGGGCATAGAGGTAAGTTATAAAAATAACGAAATCTTTTCGAACGTGGTGAAGTTTTCAAGTAAAGGAATTTATGTCTATGGACAGTCGGATAATACCACAATCTTCGGAAACATTTTGGAGAATAATGAGGAGGGCATCCGCGTATCTAACTCAAAGGCAGAAATCACGGGGAACGATTTAAAGGGAAACACTTATGGAATTTACCTAGCGACAAAAACAACCACTGTCTTGCATAATACGATAGTGGATGGCAATTATGGAATTTATTCATACTACTCCGAAAACATTCTGATCGAAAACAACGTAATAGAGAGAAATTTGCTCGCAGGCATCTATTTTGATAGTTCAAAGAGCAATTTGATCGAAAACACCAAGATAGAAGGAAACGTTCAGTACGGCATATATCTTTTCTACTCGGATAACAACAGAATTCTAAACAACGATATCTTGAGCAGTTATCAAGGAATGTATCTATATCAGTCTAAGGACGCTGTGATCTCCGGTAACAGAGTGGAAAATAATGAGCAGGGAATATATCTTATGTACTCGAGTAAGGACAACATTCTAAACAATACTATACGTAGCAATAAATTTGGCGTTCTAATCGTCTGGGCTTCGTTAAATAATATAGTTGAGAACAACGAGGTCGATAGCAACCGGACCGGTGTGTATCTGTTTGGATCAAAATCTAACATCCTCCGCAGCAACAAAATCCTGTGGAGCACGGACACCGGGATAGGCGTTTACAATAATGCGGAGCTTAACAGGCTGGAAAACAATACCTGCGAGAACAACGCATTTGGGATTCGCTTGGACACGGCGAAAAAAACCATTTTGAGAGGCAACAAACTCGAGAATAACGTTTGGTATGGGTTGTTCGTCAGCGGCTACCAGATGGACTACTACGACCACGATATCGACAACTCGAACGAACTCAACGGAAAACCGATTCTCTATCTGGTGGGAGAAAACAACATAGTGATTAACCAAGACAACGATCCGGGCTTTCTAGGTCTCGTAGGTCTGGAGAATGTGAGGGCGGAAAATCTACAACCGGAATCTATTCTTCTCGTATTTACCGAAAACGTTTTGCTTAGAAATCATGCCGCACGCAGTCTCATTATGTGTTTTTCTGAAAACTGTAGACTAGAAAATAGCATCTCCGAGAACGGCATGTTTGGCATTTTAATTTGGTGGTCTAGAAATCTAACACTCCGAGCGAACCAAGCAAGAAACTGTCTCTATAATTTTGGCGTCGAAGGATGGGAGCTTCCTCATTACCTACATGATATTGATAACTCGAACTCGGTAAACGGGAAACCGGTCATCTATCTGATAAACGAAAACAACATCACGATTGAGCAGGGCGATCAGCCGGGTTACTTGGGCCTCATTAATCTGAGCAGCGCGAAGGTTAAAGATGTCAAATTTGAGAAAAACTGTCAGGGAATTCTGCTTTTCAGCGTAGAGAACATAGAAATCGAGAATGTCGATCTCAAAGCCAACTGGTTAGGTCTGGAGGCCAGCTTTTTGAAAGGTGGCGAGGTTAGCAACAACAGGATCGAAAATAACCTTGAAGGTTGCGTAATCCGGGATTCGAATAGCAATCTTTTCCATTCGAACATAGTGAGGAATAACCAAGAAGATGGTTTTTTGGTGAAAACTTCGGAAAACATTGTTTTCAGCGGAAACTTCGTTGAGAACAGCAATTATGGTATTAATGCATCCGAAACGGACAACATTATCATCACCGGGAACACAATAGAGCACACCTCAGAGTTTGGAATATACCTCGATATGATTTTAGGTGGCAGCGTGACTTTCAACAATTTGCGGAACAATCAAACCGGAATTAGAGTTGACAGCGGCAGTCGATTGGTTATTTCCTACAACGTTATTGAGAACAGCTCGGATCGAGATATCATATTTAATGGAGAAAATTCTGTTTTCGAGGCAAACGTCTACACAACAGCAGACGGCATTCCTCACATACATTCAGTTTCTGTTACGAACATCACGCAGACATCTGCAACGATAACTTGGGTTACTGATGAGGACTCAACAACCGTTGTAGAATACGGACCAACAACGGCATACGGATACACCGCCACCGATGGTGTGACGAAAAACCATCAGGTGAACCTCTCCAACCTTTCACCTGGAACAATCTACCACTTCCGCGTCCTTTCAACCGACAGTGAAAACAACCTTGAGATATCAAGGGACTTCACCTTCATGACGGCTTCACCTCCACCTCCACCGCCCCCACCGCCTCCTCCACCTGCCCAGATCTCAACATCCATAACGATCGAGCCATTTGCCTTCTCCATTGTCTCAGGAGGTTCTAGAGAGATAACAGCCATTCTGAGGGATAACGGAGGGAACCCGCTTTCCGGAAAGACGATATCGTGGAGCACAACCGCTGGAACAATAACCCAGACGAGCGTGACAGACAACCTTGGGAGGGCAATCGCAACCTTCACGGCTCCTGTTGTCACGCGAGTGGAAAATGTGACTATCACGGCAACATTTGCTGGTGATGCAAGCTATTTGGGGAGTCAGGCAAACGCCCTATGTACGGTTTCTCCAACTCCTCTCATCCCAACAACCTTGAGAATTTCACCGCCAAGTTTCACAGTCAGAGTTGGTGGAAGGACAACACTGACCGCAATCCTCTTGGATAACGCTGGAAATCCGCTCCAAGGGAAGCAGATAGTTTGGAGCACAAATTCCGGTTCGATTGAACCGATGAGCGGTCTCACGGACAACTACGGGAGAATGGAGGTGACGTTTTTCGCACCGTCGGTCAGCGGATCTGTTGAAATCGGAGCTATGTTCGCAGGAGATTCCACACATACTGGAAGCCAAGCTGCATGTGAGGGAACCGTTTCCCCTCTTCAGGCCAGGATAGACATAACTCCTGATGTCATCTACAGAGGTTCCCTGCCACGCTGGATCTTCTGCTACATAGAGATCCCGGAGGAGAATGTGGAAGAGATAGATGTTGGCAGCGTTAGGCTTCAGCAAATTCCTGTTGATCCTAGCGCTCCGACGTCAGTCGGAGATCATGACGGGAACGGAATCCCAGACATTCTTCTAGGATTCAGCTCCCAGGCTCTTGCGCTTCCAGATTCCCCGGGCATTCTGCAACTTTCCGTCATCGGATTCGTTAAAGGACTGGAGTTCAAAGGCACAACCGCTGTCCTTTACACAACCATTTCAGAAAACTTGAAGCCGATGATTTTTATTTTAGAAAACCTCCAGCCCGGCTCCTGGCCGGTTTTCTTGGAAAACATCTCTCT
- the nadA gene encoding quinolinate synthase NadA produces MRKVDEIVEKIVELKEKKKAVILAHNYQIPEIQDLADFVGDSLELALACTKIDKNLVVFCGVDFMAETASILNPEKKVLIPDVEASCPLAAQLPLRVLLEKKKEHPGVPVVLYVNTTAEAKAEADVICTSANAPSVINSLDEDVVLFGPDRNLAWFTQQKTKKTVIPVPYDGYCYVHRMFKVEDILLLKQKYPDAEILAHPECDPEIQQIATHVCSTSQMIKRARESNARTFIIATEIGLLHRLKKENPDKKFIPACPDAICQQMKKHTLEKLYISLRDEKYEIKVPEKTAERARRAIERMFSLTRIRQD; encoded by the coding sequence ATGAGGAAAGTAGATGAAATCGTTGAAAAAATCGTAGAACTCAAGGAAAAGAAAAAAGCTGTCATTTTAGCACACAATTATCAGATCCCGGAAATCCAAGATTTGGCGGACTTCGTTGGAGATTCGCTAGAACTCGCACTTGCGTGCACGAAGATCGATAAAAATCTAGTTGTTTTCTGTGGTGTGGACTTCATGGCCGAAACTGCATCTATTCTCAATCCAGAAAAAAAAGTCCTTATCCCAGATGTGGAGGCCTCATGTCCTCTCGCCGCACAACTTCCCCTACGCGTTTTACTCGAAAAAAAGAAGGAGCACCCCGGAGTTCCAGTTGTGCTTTACGTAAACACGACAGCAGAAGCTAAAGCGGAAGCTGATGTGATCTGTACATCGGCCAACGCTCCCTCAGTCATTAACTCGCTCGATGAAGATGTCGTTCTGTTTGGTCCAGACAGAAATCTCGCCTGGTTCACCCAACAGAAAACCAAGAAAACAGTTATCCCGGTTCCATATGATGGATACTGTTATGTCCACAGAATGTTCAAAGTTGAAGACATCCTTCTTCTAAAACAAAAATATCCGGATGCAGAAATTTTGGCCCATCCAGAGTGCGACCCAGAAATCCAGCAAATAGCCACACATGTTTGCAGCACGAGCCAGATGATAAAGAGAGCTCGCGAATCTAACGCGAGAACCTTTATCATAGCAACAGAAATCGGGCTTCTCCATCGACTGAAAAAGGAGAATCCAGATAAGAAGTTCATCCCTGCCTGCCCCGATGCAATCTGTCAACAGATGAAAAAGCATACGTTAGAAAAACTCTACATAAGTCTAAGAGATGAAAAATATGAGATAAAAGTCCCGGAAAAAACTGCTGAGAGAGCTAGAAGAGCGATAGAAAGAATGTTCTCTCTTACGAGGATCCGTCAGGATTGA
- a CDS encoding class II aldolase/adducin family protein, giving the protein MEDLLRKRITSVIKKLYERGLISARSGNVSCRLNASTMLITPSGTVEDKMKPSGIVKMGLDGRVLQGRIPSIEWMMHAEVYRRNKQVGAIIHSHPPITIGLSLSGEFKVVTEECKMLVGYDIPMVRAPPGSEELARAVASESSKKVVILLGHGLVAFGRDLEEAEILTEAVEENAKVVLVYIVSRINPDGSS; this is encoded by the coding sequence ATGGAAGACTTGTTGCGGAAGAGAATAACATCTGTGATTAAAAAACTATACGAGCGTGGTCTGATTTCCGCCAGAAGCGGAAACGTGAGTTGCAGGCTCAATGCCAGCACGATGTTGATAACACCCTCCGGAACCGTTGAGGACAAAATGAAACCATCAGGAATCGTGAAAATGGGACTTGACGGGAGAGTCCTCCAAGGAAGAATCCCATCCATAGAATGGATGATGCACGCGGAGGTTTATAGAAGAAACAAGCAGGTTGGAGCGATAATTCATTCTCATCCGCCGATTACGATTGGTCTTTCCTTGTCTGGAGAATTCAAAGTTGTTACCGAGGAATGTAAAATGCTCGTAGGTTATGATATTCCAATGGTTCGCGCTCCCCCGGGCTCTGAGGAACTCGCAAGGGCTGTTGCTTCAGAATCCTCGAAGAAAGTCGTAATACTTCTAGGTCACGGGTTGGTTGCGTTTGGCAGAGATCTCGAGGAGGCCGAAATTTTAACAGAGGCTGTGGAGGAAAACGCAAAGGTTGTTCTGGTTTATATCGTTTCCAGGATCAATCCTGACGGATCCTCGTAA
- a CDS encoding rhomboid family intramembrane serine protease, which yields MSIEFGYVEYEPSTVRFVFRRLERPIATYILTAAIIGVFILQIVAEVSLGENYFISGDRNSFLYYLCPSRRTLAERPWTLITSIFAHGGILHLLVNIIVFISFSPMLEMKIGKANFLAIFFLSGVIAALAQLSVSPPDVIVLGASGAILGLLGTLAVIMPRLPVLLFFFIPMRLWMFITGFGILSALMALTLPQSSVANLAHLIGIVVGVLAGIYVKRRRSRLYKRYVEYQDFMFGTW from the coding sequence ATGAGCATAGAATTTGGATACGTCGAATACGAGCCATCAACTGTGCGCTTCGTCTTCCGCAGATTGGAAAGACCCATTGCCACTTATATCTTGACCGCAGCAATAATTGGAGTTTTCATCCTTCAGATCGTTGCAGAAGTCAGTCTTGGCGAAAACTACTTTATTTCTGGAGACAGGAATTCTTTTCTTTACTATTTGTGCCCATCAAGAAGAACTCTGGCTGAGAGACCGTGGACTCTCATCACATCGATATTCGCACACGGGGGGATTCTCCACCTGCTTGTGAACATTATCGTCTTCATTTCCTTCTCCCCGATGCTAGAGATGAAAATAGGAAAGGCAAACTTTCTCGCTATCTTTTTCCTCTCAGGCGTAATTGCCGCACTCGCTCAGCTTTCAGTTAGCCCTCCAGACGTCATCGTCCTCGGGGCCAGCGGAGCGATTCTTGGACTACTCGGAACCCTAGCGGTTATCATGCCTAGACTCCCGGTCCTCCTTTTTTTCTTCATTCCGATGCGCCTCTGGATGTTCATCACGGGCTTTGGAATTCTCTCGGCCCTCATGGCTCTTACTCTTCCGCAAAGTTCGGTCGCGAACCTTGCCCATCTAATTGGAATAGTCGTCGGAGTTCTCGCCGGAATTTACGTTAAAAGGAGGAGATCCCGCCTTTACAAAAGATATGTCGAGTATCAAGATTTCATGTTCGGGACTTGGTGA